One Glaciihabitans arcticus DNA window includes the following coding sequences:
- a CDS encoding response regulator, whose amino-acid sequence MSEQAGRQLRVVVADDDAFTISLVAGGLSAKGFGVATATTTEGAWQLVDSTEPHALVSDLNFGPGESGVALLRRVRAEYPWIGIVVLTSHASPELAVDDAADLPTGVVYLVKSKLAGIDDLASAVMLSISGDDDGASPRGMTTGGTILVTAAQADVLRLLAHGASTRAVAEHRGTTTRAAETMLARLYTSLGVADDERSNPRVAAVQLWQQGRVSVK is encoded by the coding sequence ATGTCTGAGCAGGCGGGGCGCCAGCTACGCGTCGTCGTCGCCGACGACGACGCCTTCACCATCTCCCTCGTCGCCGGCGGGCTCAGCGCGAAGGGCTTCGGGGTGGCAACGGCTACCACGACCGAGGGGGCGTGGCAGCTCGTCGATTCCACAGAACCGCACGCACTCGTCAGCGACCTCAACTTCGGCCCGGGCGAATCGGGCGTTGCGCTTCTCAGGCGGGTGCGCGCCGAATACCCCTGGATCGGAATCGTGGTCCTCACCTCCCACGCCTCCCCCGAACTCGCCGTCGACGACGCCGCCGACCTGCCCACGGGCGTGGTCTACTTGGTGAAGTCCAAGCTGGCAGGCATCGACGACCTCGCCTCGGCCGTGATGCTCTCCATCTCGGGCGACGATGACGGCGCCTCTCCACGGGGCATGACCACCGGTGGAACCATTCTCGTCACGGCCGCCCAGGCAGACGTGCTTCGGCTTCTCGCCCACGGAGCCTCGACCCGGGCTGTGGCCGAACACCGCGGCACCACCACGCGCGCCGCAGAGACGATGCTTGCCCGGCTGTACACATCCCTCGGAGTCGCCGACGACGAGAGGTCGAATCCACGGGTCGCCGCAGTCCAGTTGTGGCAGCAGGGCCGGGTCTCCGTCAAGTAG
- a CDS encoding aldo/keto reductase — translation MSYVAAADRYATIEYQRVGRSGLKIPAVSLGLWNNFGHDKPLDNQRAILRRAFDLGITHFDLANNYGPPDGSAETNFGRIFAEDFRAHRDEMIISSKAGYYMWEGPYGEWGSRKNLLSSLDQSLGRLGVDYVDIFYSHRPDPETPIEETMGALATAVTSGKALYVGVSNYSPEQTLAAQKALAVHNIPLTIHQPRYNMFDRHIENGLFPVLDEIGAGSIVFSPLAQGLLTNRYIQGTVPEGSRASEGRWLQPGAIGDVYLERVRGLTAIAEERGQSLAQLALTWVLRHPQVTSALIGASSVAQLDDNFGALKAAPLTAEEIAAIERFAVDGTQLR, via the coding sequence ATGAGCTATGTCGCAGCAGCCGATCGTTACGCCACCATCGAATACCAGAGGGTCGGCCGCAGCGGCCTGAAGATCCCCGCCGTCTCGCTCGGCCTCTGGAACAACTTCGGCCACGACAAGCCCCTCGACAACCAGAGGGCCATCCTGCGCCGTGCCTTTGACCTCGGGATTACGCACTTCGACCTCGCGAACAACTACGGTCCGCCCGACGGATCCGCTGAGACCAACTTCGGCCGCATCTTCGCCGAAGATTTCCGTGCCCACCGCGATGAGATGATCATCTCCTCGAAGGCCGGCTACTACATGTGGGAAGGACCCTACGGCGAGTGGGGCTCGCGCAAGAACCTGCTCTCCAGCCTCGACCAGTCGCTCGGCCGCCTCGGCGTCGACTACGTCGACATCTTCTACTCCCACCGCCCCGACCCGGAGACTCCCATCGAGGAGACCATGGGCGCGCTCGCGACCGCCGTAACGAGCGGCAAGGCGCTCTACGTGGGTGTCTCGAACTACAGCCCGGAGCAGACTCTTGCCGCACAGAAGGCGCTCGCGGTGCACAACATTCCGCTGACCATTCACCAGCCGCGCTACAACATGTTCGACCGTCATATCGAGAACGGGCTCTTCCCGGTGCTCGATGAGATCGGTGCCGGCAGCATCGTGTTCTCGCCGCTCGCGCAGGGCCTGCTCACCAATCGCTACATCCAGGGCACCGTGCCCGAGGGATCGCGCGCGTCCGAGGGACGCTGGCTCCAGCCCGGCGCCATCGGAGACGTCTACCTCGAGCGGGTTCGCGGGCTGACCGCGATCGCTGAAGAGCGCGGACAGAGCCTCGCCCAGCTCGCACTCACCTGGGTTCTGCGCCACCCGCAGGTCACCTCGGCCCTCATCGGCGCCTCCAGCGTCGCCCAGCTCGACGACAACTTCGGTGCACTGAAGGCCGCGCCGCTCACCGCCGAGGAGATCGCCGCCATCGAGCGATTCGCCGTCGACGGCACCCAGCTGCGCTAG
- a CDS encoding DMT family transporter: MGYVYALLAALLFGANGSVTKVVIEAGISPTQLTQFRVLGTAVIAGVILLLVDRSAFRIGRRQVGIMAILGVTGVAVLQASYAFAIQLLPVGIALLLEYLAVLFVAVIAFVFLKEKVKPRLWVAIACVLLGLAVVAQIWASDLNGLGVVMALIAAASLTIYFLVGERQVGATSPLAVAFWTTGFASLFWAFFSGWWNVRPALLAESVSLSGNLETVLLPLWVPLAWCVLLGSFLPFLLSFLALKHLSATAAGIVASSEVIFAFVVAWLWLGESLNVIQILGAVVVLVGIILAQTARSGKVIDADLALVPDLPSPDAAPAK, from the coding sequence GTGGGATACGTCTACGCGCTGCTTGCGGCGCTGCTGTTCGGCGCGAACGGAAGCGTCACCAAGGTCGTGATCGAGGCGGGCATCAGCCCGACCCAGCTCACCCAGTTCCGCGTGCTCGGCACCGCTGTGATCGCAGGTGTCATCCTGCTCCTGGTCGACCGCAGCGCCTTCCGCATCGGCCGGCGGCAGGTCGGCATCATGGCGATCCTCGGGGTCACGGGCGTCGCCGTGCTGCAGGCGTCCTACGCGTTCGCGATCCAGCTGCTGCCGGTCGGCATCGCACTGCTGCTCGAATATCTCGCCGTGCTGTTCGTCGCGGTGATCGCGTTCGTGTTCCTCAAGGAGAAGGTCAAGCCCCGACTATGGGTCGCCATCGCGTGTGTACTGCTCGGTCTCGCCGTGGTCGCCCAGATCTGGGCGAGTGACCTGAACGGGCTCGGCGTGGTGATGGCCCTCATCGCCGCGGCATCGCTCACCATCTACTTCCTCGTCGGGGAGCGTCAGGTCGGTGCCACCTCCCCGCTCGCCGTCGCGTTCTGGACGACGGGTTTCGCCTCGCTCTTCTGGGCGTTCTTCAGCGGCTGGTGGAACGTGCGTCCCGCGCTGCTCGCCGAATCCGTCTCGCTGAGCGGCAACCTCGAAACCGTGCTGCTGCCGCTCTGGGTGCCGCTCGCGTGGTGTGTGCTGCTCGGATCGTTCCTGCCGTTCCTGCTGTCGTTCCTCGCGCTCAAGCACCTGAGCGCAACGGCCGCCGGCATCGTGGCGTCGTCCGAGGTCATCTTCGCGTTTGTTGTGGCGTGGCTCTGGCTGGGTGAGAGCCTGAACGTCATCCAGATCCTGGGCGCGGTTGTGGTGCTCGTGGGCATCATCCTCGCCCAGACCGCACGATCGGGGAAGGTTATCGACGCCGACCTGGCGCTGGTGCCGGACCTGCCGAGCCCCGACGCCGCGCCAGCCAAATAG
- a CDS encoding response regulator: MTHSTAGVTVIVADDDALIRMVMRRALSQRGIQVVEAVDGTTAVDASARHQADLLITDAHMPGLSLLDTLAAIDELDDSPEVLVISGDSRSPLAPGITFLAKPIELELFLDAVDSLLSRRASR; this comes from the coding sequence ATGACACACAGCACAGCTGGGGTGACAGTGATAGTCGCCGATGATGACGCGCTCATCCGCATGGTCATGCGGAGGGCCCTTTCACAGAGGGGAATCCAGGTCGTCGAGGCCGTCGACGGCACGACTGCGGTGGATGCATCGGCTCGCCATCAAGCGGACCTGCTCATCACCGACGCGCACATGCCGGGCCTGTCTCTGCTTGACACTCTCGCGGCGATCGACGAACTGGACGACTCCCCCGAGGTGCTCGTGATCAGCGGGGACTCGCGCTCGCCGCTGGCGCCCGGAATAACCTTTCTGGCCAAGCCGATCGAGCTCGAGCTGTTCCTTGATGCCGTCGATTCGCTCCTCAGCCGTCGGGCGAGCAGATGA
- a CDS encoding PAS domain-containing hybrid sensor histidine kinase/response regulator, with translation MTTSESLMSIVRAAGFEALVESSPDPIFVLDTDGTFVFANDALLKRLGCSWDELRGTDFRPTVAEPDDTRVADEFDRACGGQLTHFRAAGVRRDGSTFHADVTNYPIRHEGAVVAVIGMARDVDELERLERSGRMLEKRLSTALNGITDGVYFFDHDWNFTWVNPPGERIAQLSEKELLGNSVWDLFPEMNGSEFGIAYRKAVAERVTVTVRDRFVSLDAWLEATVYPVDDGLAVYVRDVTDEEITRRHILESEKRLVSQAALLDVARDAILVRGMDHSVQYWNRAAEEIYGWTAAEVLGKSIRGVLYTDTAAFDAATAHTIEHGHWSGELEQIRRSGATLVADCRWSLVRDASGAPESIFAVNSDITERKRDDAIRQRDQRMESLGTLSGGIAHDLNNILAPMLMSVQMLAREETDPDRTAILGIIEASVKRGAAMIRQVLSFARGVEGQKVSIDVLRIVDDVGSFAREVMPRNITVVTETPPELDAVTGDPTQLLQVLVNLATNARDAMLRGGILTIAAQNAVDPDTAAAHVVITVQDSGTGIDPDTLARIFEPFFTTKAVGDGTGLGLATSAAIVESHGGRLEVESVPGEGSVFRISLPSAGSAASEGVAGDSRAEPVELKRGAGQLVLVVDDEAAIRHLTRQTLEEFGYTSAVASSGEQALDFIRSRGGAVALVLTDVTMPVMDGPALVERLGEEFPRIPVVMSSGNAGIDITGSIPLGAFLSKPFTTVQLLTALATALEGNTDV, from the coding sequence ATGACGACGTCCGAGTCCTTGATGTCCATCGTGCGCGCCGCCGGATTCGAGGCTCTCGTCGAAAGCAGCCCCGACCCGATCTTCGTGCTCGACACCGACGGCACCTTCGTCTTTGCGAATGACGCCCTGCTCAAGCGCCTGGGCTGTTCGTGGGACGAGCTTCGGGGCACCGACTTCCGTCCGACGGTCGCGGAACCTGATGACACACGCGTCGCAGACGAGTTCGATCGTGCGTGCGGCGGACAGCTCACTCACTTCCGCGCCGCGGGTGTACGCCGGGACGGATCGACATTCCACGCCGACGTGACCAACTACCCGATCCGGCACGAGGGCGCGGTGGTCGCAGTGATCGGCATGGCTCGCGACGTCGACGAGCTGGAGCGCCTCGAGCGTTCAGGCCGGATGCTCGAGAAACGGCTCAGCACAGCGCTGAATGGCATCACGGACGGCGTCTACTTCTTTGATCACGACTGGAACTTCACATGGGTGAACCCGCCCGGTGAACGCATCGCCCAGCTCTCCGAGAAGGAGTTGCTCGGCAACTCCGTCTGGGACCTGTTCCCCGAGATGAATGGATCGGAGTTCGGCATCGCCTACCGCAAAGCCGTTGCGGAGCGGGTCACCGTCACGGTGCGGGACAGGTTCGTGTCGCTGGACGCATGGCTCGAGGCCACGGTCTACCCGGTCGATGACGGGCTCGCGGTCTATGTGCGAGACGTCACCGACGAGGAGATCACGCGCCGTCACATCCTCGAATCGGAGAAGCGACTCGTTTCGCAAGCCGCACTTCTCGACGTCGCCCGCGACGCGATCCTGGTGCGTGGCATGGACCACTCGGTGCAGTACTGGAACCGCGCTGCCGAGGAGATCTATGGCTGGACAGCGGCTGAGGTGCTGGGCAAGTCGATTCGCGGCGTCCTCTACACCGACACTGCCGCCTTCGACGCGGCAACGGCGCACACCATCGAGCACGGTCACTGGTCGGGCGAACTCGAGCAGATCCGCCGCTCGGGCGCCACGCTTGTCGCCGACTGCCGCTGGTCCCTCGTGCGCGACGCCTCCGGCGCGCCGGAGAGCATCTTCGCGGTCAACTCGGACATCACCGAGCGAAAGCGGGATGACGCCATCCGCCAGCGCGACCAGCGTATGGAGAGTCTGGGAACCCTCTCCGGCGGAATCGCGCACGACCTCAACAACATCCTCGCGCCGATGCTCATGTCGGTGCAGATGCTCGCGCGAGAGGAGACCGACCCGGACCGCACGGCTATCCTCGGCATCATCGAGGCGAGCGTGAAACGAGGAGCGGCGATGATCCGACAGGTACTCTCCTTCGCCCGCGGCGTCGAGGGGCAGAAGGTGAGCATCGATGTTCTGCGGATCGTCGACGACGTGGGCTCCTTCGCGAGAGAAGTGATGCCGCGCAACATCACCGTCGTCACGGAGACGCCGCCCGAACTCGACGCGGTCACCGGCGACCCGACCCAGCTTCTGCAGGTGCTGGTCAACCTCGCCACCAACGCACGGGATGCCATGCTCCGCGGTGGGATCCTGACGATCGCCGCTCAGAACGCCGTGGACCCCGATACCGCTGCGGCCCACGTGGTGATTACGGTGCAGGACTCCGGCACAGGCATTGACCCGGACACCCTCGCTCGCATCTTCGAGCCGTTCTTCACCACGAAGGCCGTCGGCGATGGGACCGGCCTTGGACTCGCTACATCAGCGGCCATCGTTGAGAGCCACGGTGGTCGCCTCGAGGTGGAGAGCGTTCCGGGCGAAGGATCCGTCTTCCGCATCTCGTTGCCGAGTGCCGGGTCCGCTGCGTCGGAAGGCGTTGCCGGCGACAGCCGCGCCGAGCCCGTCGAGCTCAAGCGCGGAGCCGGGCAACTGGTGCTCGTCGTAGACGACGAGGCGGCAATCCGGCACCTCACGCGCCAGACGCTCGAGGAGTTCGGCTACACGAGCGCCGTGGCAAGTTCCGGCGAACAGGCACTCGACTTCATCCGCTCACGCGGCGGCGCCGTGGCGCTGGTGCTGACTGACGTCACCATGCCGGTGATGGACGGCCCGGCTCTTGTCGAGCGTCTTGGCGAGGAATTCCCTCGCATCCCCGTTGTCATGTCGTCGGGGAACGCCGGCATCGACATCACAGGCAGCATTCCTCTGGGCGCCTTTCTCTCCAAACCGTTCACTACCGTGCAGCTGCTCACGGCGCTCGCGACGGCGCTCGAAGGGAACACGGATGTCTGA
- the msrA gene encoding peptide-methionine (S)-S-oxide reductase MsrA, which translates to MTTFVLAGGCFWCLDAVYRTLRGVSAVVSGYTGGLTAFPDYESVCTGMTGHAEAVAVTFDPTVIPEDVILDVFFSLHDPRQLNRQGNDRGTQYRSAMFYSDDAQRLLFEAARNRASDAWDGGVVTTIETLPRWYEAEGYHQDFFAKNPGQGYCMAVALPKVVKIRKSYAEYVLSS; encoded by the coding sequence ATGACCACTTTTGTTCTCGCGGGCGGTTGCTTCTGGTGCCTCGATGCCGTCTATCGCACGTTGCGCGGCGTCTCGGCCGTTGTTTCCGGCTACACCGGCGGGCTCACGGCCTTTCCCGATTACGAGTCGGTGTGCACCGGGATGACGGGTCACGCCGAAGCCGTTGCCGTCACGTTCGACCCCACGGTCATTCCGGAGGACGTCATCCTCGATGTCTTCTTCAGCCTGCACGACCCGCGGCAACTCAACCGCCAGGGCAACGACCGCGGTACCCAATATCGCTCTGCGATGTTCTATTCGGATGACGCCCAGCGGCTCCTGTTCGAGGCCGCTCGGAACCGGGCGTCTGATGCGTGGGACGGTGGCGTGGTCACGACCATTGAGACCCTTCCGCGCTGGTACGAGGCCGAGGGCTACCACCAGGACTTCTTCGCCAAGAACCCGGGTCAGGGCTACTGTATGGCCGTGGCGCTGCCGAAGGTCGTGAAGATCCGCAAGTCCTATGCGGAGTACGTGCTGTCGAGCTGA